Proteins from a genomic interval of Paenibacillus lentus:
- a CDS encoding Shedu anti-phage system protein SduA domain-containing protein, protein MGKYKRNYMQLTEEEINQWNEMKQREIIRKFYGLEVRKSLFREYPKAARHYLSLFPNHYLDIVDLKNEQELNDLADKYLEMLDSSGTPERTVLNWIRDNRAYFIIGSILQNYNFGHHNAFIFPELKLGTTLQVDFLIIGKNSGGYEFIFVELEARHGKITMANGELGDVFRKGIRQVKDWGDWLEMYFQSFQETLLKYKNPEQQLPIEFMKPDRTRLHYVVVAGRRSDFNEKTYRIKRRTKDEQKIELLHYDNLYDTAKAVIGKSTY, encoded by the coding sequence ATGGGGAAATATAAAAGAAACTATATGCAGTTAACAGAAGAAGAAATAAATCAATGGAACGAAATGAAACAACGAGAAATCATAAGAAAGTTTTACGGATTGGAAGTGAGGAAAAGTTTATTTAGAGAATATCCCAAAGCAGCGCGACACTATTTAAGCCTGTTCCCTAATCATTATTTGGATATAGTGGATTTGAAGAACGAACAAGAGCTTAATGACTTAGCAGATAAATACCTAGAAATGTTGGATAGTTCGGGAACGCCTGAACGTACAGTTTTAAACTGGATAAGAGATAATAGAGCTTATTTCATTATTGGATCAATTTTGCAAAACTACAATTTTGGACATCATAACGCTTTCATTTTTCCAGAACTTAAATTAGGTACCACACTCCAAGTTGATTTCTTGATTATCGGTAAAAATTCAGGTGGTTACGAATTTATTTTTGTTGAACTGGAAGCGCGACACGGGAAAATAACAATGGCTAACGGCGAGTTAGGTGACGTATTCAGAAAAGGGATTCGACAGGTAAAAGACTGGGGGGATTGGCTTGAAATGTACTTTCAATCCTTCCAAGAAACTCTGCTAAAATATAAGAATCCAGAACAACAATTACCTATAGAGTTTATGAAGCCTGATAGAACTCGATTGCATTACGTAGTTGTCGCTGGTCGTAGGTCTGATTTTAATGAGAAAACATATCGAATCAAGCGACGTACAAAAGATGAACAAAAGATTGAATTACTTCACTACGATAACCTCTATGATACAGCTAAAGCAGTAATCGGGAAATCGACATATTAA
- a CDS encoding restriction endonuclease, translating to MYNYHNLNDIEFEELCKDVMQRRLSANLRLFSRGRDGGIDLTDNTHSHNIVVQVKHYIRSSYANLKTALKNEVEKVNNWRPKQYYICCGKELTAANIREIYEMFSEFMMTDHNIVTLKEIDEFLQNTENADIVRKHYKLWLYSSNILGEIYNQNVFIDCETLLSDINEDCKSFVPTHIYEVCMEHLINHGTLMLTGGPGVGKTLTSKMLVLYFATQGYRIRYTTNGDITNIKNSLSHDKEQKEVVLLDDCLGQHYFKMKQSQEDELLSLIKYTKLFTNKKLILNSRITIFNEAKERSYEFNNIFEQKKLVNYIINMDEITPLEKAKILYNHLKLKNIPEDYYSAIIENKNYLKIVQHKNYTPRIIEHVTFEHNYSRVLPKLFFNFIIDNLTNPHDVWKNEFEQRLQSIDRAFLTTLYSLTDTYIRHDILKKCFLKRLSTMNNIDSTVDQWSLVLARLNQSIINIVDLKGKQLIGVINPSVNDYLKLVFTNNLLELNTIRDSICNALQFERCYSKEELPNIYYQLIIDETIHEIDFADIHQKNYFITSQIFEHHIKNINYTPIIFDYLSNSYYYNYSHGNWLTHFEVLSASLSDEFYHFYSIDQFIHSKDSISNLLDGVDLDELVMTINLLNEFFEAQETGPPWFEQICKEKLDESILNYIEGINTSDYCGNYDMGELIREHTKSYWYKGDVDEDVDKSSVVSDLEKKIISDIEEEVQEKLSSLEVRFQQLLHTPTDFYIDTTDIENAVDSYLRDSYQESYHNNSSDQSLIAEIEAIFER from the coding sequence ATGTATAATTATCACAACTTAAATGATATCGAATTTGAAGAGCTATGCAAAGATGTAATGCAAAGAAGACTTTCGGCTAACTTAAGATTATTTTCAAGAGGAAGAGACGGTGGAATTGATTTAACAGATAATACTCACAGTCATAACATTGTTGTACAAGTTAAACATTACATTCGAAGCAGCTATGCCAATCTTAAAACAGCTTTGAAGAATGAAGTAGAGAAAGTTAATAACTGGCGTCCTAAGCAATACTACATTTGTTGTGGAAAGGAACTAACTGCAGCAAACATTAGAGAAATATATGAAATGTTTTCAGAATTCATGATGACAGACCACAACATAGTAACATTAAAAGAAATCGACGAATTCCTCCAAAATACAGAGAATGCTGATATAGTACGAAAACATTACAAGCTATGGCTTTATTCATCTAATATTTTAGGTGAGATTTATAACCAAAACGTATTTATCGACTGCGAAACACTCTTAAGTGACATAAACGAAGATTGCAAATCTTTTGTACCTACACATATCTATGAAGTTTGTATGGAGCATTTAATTAATCATGGAACGCTTATGCTTACAGGCGGTCCTGGAGTCGGAAAAACACTCACTTCTAAGATGCTCGTTCTATACTTTGCTACACAAGGTTATAGAATTAGATACACCACAAATGGGGATATCACAAATATAAAGAACTCCCTATCGCATGATAAGGAACAAAAGGAAGTCGTTTTATTAGACGATTGCTTGGGCCAGCACTATTTTAAGATGAAACAAAGTCAAGAGGATGAGTTACTTAGTTTAATAAAATATACAAAGTTATTTACAAACAAAAAGCTGATTCTAAATTCTAGAATTACTATTTTCAATGAAGCGAAAGAAAGATCGTATGAATTTAATAATATTTTCGAACAAAAAAAATTGGTAAATTATATTATAAATATGGATGAAATAACCCCTCTTGAGAAAGCGAAAATTTTATATAATCATCTGAAACTAAAAAATATACCAGAAGATTACTACTCTGCAATTATAGAAAATAAAAACTATTTAAAAATTGTTCAACATAAGAACTACACACCTCGCATTATTGAACACGTGACTTTTGAACATAATTACTCAAGGGTGTTGCCCAAATTATTTTTTAACTTTATAATTGACAATCTCACAAATCCACATGATGTTTGGAAAAATGAATTTGAACAGCGCCTACAAAGTATCGATAGAGCTTTTTTAACAACACTATATTCTTTAACTGATACCTATATTAGGCATGACATATTAAAAAAATGCTTTTTGAAACGACTATCAACTATGAACAATATTGATTCTACAGTTGACCAGTGGAGTCTAGTTTTAGCTCGATTGAATCAGTCCATTATTAATATCGTTGATTTAAAAGGTAAACAACTTATCGGAGTAATTAATCCTTCTGTAAATGATTACCTGAAGCTTGTGTTTACAAATAATCTTTTAGAGCTAAATACTATTCGTGATTCCATATGTAATGCCCTTCAGTTTGAGAGATGCTACTCAAAAGAAGAACTTCCTAATATCTACTATCAGCTAATCATTGATGAAACAATTCACGAAATTGATTTTGCCGATATACATCAAAAAAATTATTTTATTACATCACAAATCTTTGAACATCACATAAAGAATATAAATTATACACCCATAATCTTTGACTATCTATCCAATTCCTATTATTATAACTACTCACACGGAAATTGGCTGACTCATTTTGAGGTCTTATCTGCTTCGCTCAGTGATGAATTTTACCATTTCTATTCCATAGATCAATTTATTCACTCAAAAGATAGCATTTCCAATCTATTAGACGGCGTGGATTTAGATGAATTGGTTATGACTATAAACCTTTTAAATGAATTCTTTGAAGCACAAGAAACTGGTCCTCCTTGGTTCGAACAAATCTGCAAAGAAAAATTAGATGAAAGCATATTGAATTATATTGAGGGTATTAATACTTCAGATTATTGTGGTAATTATGATATGGGTGAGTTAATTAGGGAACATACCAAATCATACTGGTATAAAGGAGATGTCGATGAGGATGTTGACAAGTCTTCTGTAGTATCCGATTTAGAGAAAAAGATTATTAGCGATATTGAAGAGGAAGTTCAAGAAAAACTATCTTCGCTAGAAGTGAGGTTTCAACAGTTATTGCACACACCAACAGATTTTTATATCGATACAACTGACATTGAAAATGCTGTTGACTCCTATCTACGAGATTCATATCAAGAAAGTTACCATAATAATAGTTCAGATCAATCACTTATTGCAGAAATTGAAGCTATATTTGAACGCTGA